The following nucleotide sequence is from Nitrospira sp..
TGGGCAGCAACGGCAGCGTGGTACCGCATTTTCTGCAGCAGATCAAACGGGGCGGCCCGGTGACCGTGACCCATCCGGAGGTGCAGCGGTATTTCATGTTGATTCCGGAAGCGGTCGAGCTGGTCTTGCAGGCCGCCTCGCTGGCGCATCCCGGCGCCGTCTACGTGCTGGAAATGGGCGAACAGGTCAAACTCCAGGACCTTGCACGGCACTTGATCAGGTTGTCGGGGTTCGTGCCGGATCAAGAGATCCCGATCAGCTTCACCGGCCTCAGGCCGGGCGAGAAGCTGGCCGAAGAACTGGTGGGGCCCGATGAAACCGTGACGGCGTCGCCCCTGAAAGAGATCTTGTCCGTCCGATTGAACGAGGTCCCCGAGCGCGAGGTGCTTCGGACCGCGATCGCCGACCTGGAGGAAATGGCCTATCTGCAGAATGCTCCTGAAGTCTTGGCCCGGATCGGCTTGCTGGTGCCGGCGTTTCAGCCCGCCCAGCGCGATGCGGTGCTGGCGGTCGAACGGGATTGGCTCGGCACTGAGGGCGAACAGGAATCCGCGAACCACGAAACACGAGGTGGGGCAGATGGTCACACGCTTTCTACTGGGGTTGTTCGGTCTCTGGCTCGTCGTCGGATTCGGCGCGACGTCGCGGGCGGGGTCGTTGTCTCCCCAGCCGGAACCCTATCGGATCGGCCCGAATGATGTCGTGCGGATCCAGGTCTATGGGGAAGACGATCTCACCGTCGAGCGGAAAGTGGGAGGAGACGGGAAGATCGACTATCCGCTGCTCGGATTGATCCACGTCACGGGGCAGACCACGGAGGCCGTGCAGGCCGATCTGACCGCGCGGCTGGGTGCGGGCTACTTGAAACAGCCCCGCGTCACCGTGTCGATCACGCGACACCGCAATTTCTATGTCAGCGGCGAGGTGAAGGGGGCCGGCGGATATCCCTATGAGCAGGGTCTCACGGTTCAGAAGGCGATCAGCATGGCCGGAGGATTCACCGAGCGGGCCAGCAAGACCGATATCCGGGTCGAGCGCCATCGGGAGAGAGGCGGCGTCGAAATTCTCGATGCCGGAGCGACCACCACGATTCTCCCGGATGATCTCATTTTGGTCGCAGCCGCTCAGCGCTTCTACGTGAATGGGGAAGTGCATAAGCCGGGAGGCTACGGATACGAGCGCGGCCTGACGATCCATATGGCCATTACCATGGCGGGAGGGTTTACCGAGAAGGCATCGAAGAAACCCAAGGTCCTTCGGATCGTCGACGGGAAGGAACAGACGTTCGAATTGTCGTTGAACGCGCCTGTGTTGCCCGACGACATTATCGTGGTGTCGCAACGATTCTTCTGAGGCGACGCGCTCGTCCGGATACGACGCCACTGGCTCACCACCTGGAACGTGGAGGCGAGGCAGCGTATGGGTACACGAGTCATCTCCTGTTGGCTGGCGGTGCTCCTGCTGGTCCTGACGACATGGCACGCAGTCGCAGGAGAGACGAAAGGGCCGCCGGCCGGCTACCGCATCGGCCCCAACGATGTGATCCGGATCCAAGTGTTCGGCGAAGAAGACTTGTCGGTGGAGGCCCGAGTCAGCGGAGACGGCAAGTTAGATTATCCGCTACTGGGGGTGTTGCAGGTCGGCGGGAAGACCACCCAGGATTTGCAGGCGCTGCTGACGAAGCGATTGTCCGCAGGGTACGTGCGATCACCCAAAGTCACGGTCTCCATCGCCCGCCATCGCAACGTGTATGTCAGCGGCGAGGTCAAGACGCCGGGGGGGTTTCCCTTCGAAGACGGCCTGACCGCGCAGAAGGCCGTGACCATGGCCGGCGGCTTCACCGACAAGGCGGTGCGCAACGGGCTGACCATCACGCGCCGTTCGGAGGGGCACGAACAGACCTTCAACGCGCCCCTGACCACGCCCTTGTTGCCCGACGATATGCTCGTCGTGGCGCAATTGCAGAAGTTTTATCTGATGGGCGAGGTGATGCGCCCAGGTCCCTATCCCTTCGAAGAGCAGCTGACCGCGAAAAAGGCCGTGTCGTTCGGCGGTGGCTACACCGACAAGGCTGACAAGAAGACTCTCAAGGTGACGCGCGTCACGGAGAGCGGTGCTCAAACCATCGCGATCGGCCCGGATGACCTGATCTTGCCCAGCGACATCCTGGCGGTCGGCAGTCATAATTACAAGGTCTACATCAGCGGTGAGGTGCGGGCTCCGGGAGCCTATCCCTACAGCGAAAATATCAGCCTGCAGAAGGCCCTCACCCTGGCCGGCGGGGTGACGGAGAAAGCCGACCGGAAGGAGATGACCGTCCGGCGCGTCGTAGGGGGGCAGGAGCAGACGCTGGTGCTGCCGCTGGAGGCTGCCGTTCAGCCCGAAGACCTCATTGTGGTGCGTGAGGGACAGAAAGTTTACGTCACGGGGGAGGTGAAGACGCCGGGCCGCTACGCGTATGAAGCGGGGGCGACGGTGCAGCGGGTGCTGACGTTGGCGGGTGGGGTGACGGAGAAGGCGGAGGCGAGCGTCATCAAGCTGACGCGGATAACGGCGGCGGGGGTGGAGACGAGGGTCGTGGCGTCGGACGCGGCGGTGGTACCGGAGGACATCATCCTGGTGGTGCCGAAGAGCGATCAATTTTATATCAGTGGCGAAGTCAAGACGCCCGGTAGCTACGCGCACAAGGAGGGGCTGAGCCTGCAGAAGGCGTTGGCGATGGCGGGGGGGGCGACGGAGAAGGCGGACCGGCAGGCGCTGACGGTGCGGCGGGTGGTGGGGGGGCAGGAGCAGACGCTGGTGTTGCCGCTGGAGGCGGCGGTGCAGCCGGAAGATCTGATCATCGTGCGGGAGGGGCAGCGGGTGTATGTCACGGGGGAGGTGAAGACGCCGGGGCGG
It contains:
- a CDS encoding SLBB domain-containing protein, with the translated sequence MGTRVISCWLAVLLLVLTTWHAVAGETKGPPAGYRIGPNDVIRIQVFGEEDLSVEARVSGDGKLDYPLLGVLQVGGKTTQDLQALLTKRLSAGYVRSPKVTVSIARHRNVYVSGEVKTPGGFPFEDGLTAQKAVTMAGGFTDKAVRNGLTITRRSEGHEQTFNAPLTTPLLPDDMLVVAQLQKFYLMGEVMRPGPYPFEEQLTAKKAVSFGGGYTDKADKKTLKVTRVTESGAQTIAIGPDDLILPSDILAVGSHNYKVYISGEVRAPGAYPYSENISLQKALTLAGGVTEKADRKEMTVRRVVGGQEQTLVLPLEAAVQPEDLIVVREGQKVYVTGEVKTPGRYAYEAGATVQRVLTLAGGVTEKAEASVIKLTRITAAGVETRVVASDAAVVPEDIILVVPKSDQFYISGEVKTPGSYAHKEGLSLQKALAMAGGATEKADRQALTVRRVVGGQEQTLVLPLEAAVQPEDLIIVREGQRVYVTGEVKTPGRYPFEAGATVQRVLTLAGGVTEKAEASVVKLTRTTAEGVETTVVALDAAVVPEDIILVVPKSDRFYVSGEVKNPGGYAHKEGLSLQKALAMAGGATEKGDVERVQVVRIVNHQEEHVAVTLESLVLPEDTIVVAERQKVYVTGEVRTPGRYTYEAGLSVQKAVSMAGGFTEKADKLDVRVERRGAGGVTTVPVEPQAVLQPEDLVVIPQARRFYVNGEVKKPGDFWYERGLTLHMAITMAGGFTEKASKTPKVLRRVNGQERTVEVALDAPIQPDDIIVVVQRFF
- a CDS encoding SLBB domain-containing protein; this encodes MVTRFLLGLFGLWLVVGFGATSRAGSLSPQPEPYRIGPNDVVRIQVYGEDDLTVERKVGGDGKIDYPLLGLIHVTGQTTEAVQADLTARLGAGYLKQPRVTVSITRHRNFYVSGEVKGAGGYPYEQGLTVQKAISMAGGFTERASKTDIRVERHRERGGVEILDAGATTTILPDDLILVAAAQRFYVNGEVHKPGGYGYERGLTIHMAITMAGGFTEKASKKPKVLRIVDGKEQTFELSLNAPVLPDDIIVVSQRFF